In one Moritella sp. 5 genomic region, the following are encoded:
- the dinG gene encoding ATP-dependent DNA helicase DinG, with protein sequence MLSDKSKQAIRDVYQNIRDSLPDFAVRKSQNILVAEMAKTLAGNFDKNRRLIIAEAGTGTGKSLAYLIAGIPLATEAKKTLVISTATIALQEQLLHKELPFFRRQSGLKFEFALVKGRQRYCCEQKLAMLSQADDQIELLADLATVPKKRDLQLIKRMFTAYAAGKWKGDIDSWPTQIPGDIWQLIVSDRHSCSKSFSAHRNCPFHKAREALDQCDVLIVNHALLLADLELGGGIILPKPEDCYYVLDEAHHLPRITRDFSSAHASVLGAKAWLQTMAVSMRQLTQTIASSEISDPVTKLLSSINTISKELTKVHSLMSANDRQFSDDSWRFADGELPESLEELAANMNHETKRGVSQTAKIVDILAEQVKQDQLPQVKANKLIAEVGFYLQRIENLHQVWNMLIKETKGTPLAKWVEKSGTRQDDHIFAASLIDVDSKLEHMLWSQCGAAILTSATLTSLGNFNYFRRQVGLLNDESAQHLQLDSPFEFEQAELYIPNLALAPNEQGFTELLAEKLPSLLPDKKASLVLFSSYRQMNQVAEMIRSTTKLELLVQKESSRAEQLQKHAENVKANKTSILFGTSSLSEGLDLPGDLLTNLIITKIPFSVPTSPVEEAQSEWITKSGGNPFMQVSVPEASKKLIQSCGRLLRKEKDSGRITLLDRRVVSKRYGPALLNSLPPYKRNIEF encoded by the coding sequence CTGCCTGACTTTGCAGTCCGTAAATCACAAAATATCCTTGTGGCTGAAATGGCAAAAACCCTCGCCGGTAATTTTGATAAAAATCGTCGTTTAATTATAGCCGAAGCAGGTACAGGTACAGGTAAATCATTAGCTTATTTGATTGCAGGGATCCCACTCGCCACCGAAGCGAAAAAGACCCTAGTCATTTCAACAGCCACCATTGCACTACAAGAGCAGCTTTTGCACAAAGAACTGCCTTTCTTTCGCCGTCAATCAGGGCTTAAATTTGAGTTTGCCTTGGTGAAAGGTCGTCAGCGTTATTGCTGTGAACAAAAGCTTGCCATGCTTTCGCAAGCTGATGACCAAATAGAACTACTTGCTGACTTAGCCACAGTTCCTAAAAAACGCGATTTACAGCTTATCAAGCGCATGTTTACGGCTTACGCAGCAGGTAAATGGAAAGGCGATATCGACAGTTGGCCCACCCAGATCCCCGGCGATATTTGGCAATTAATTGTTTCAGACCGTCACAGTTGCAGTAAATCATTTAGCGCACACCGTAATTGCCCTTTTCATAAAGCACGTGAAGCCTTGGACCAATGTGACGTGCTCATTGTAAATCACGCCTTATTATTAGCTGATTTAGAGCTTGGTGGCGGCATTATTCTACCAAAACCAGAAGACTGTTATTACGTACTGGATGAAGCCCATCATTTACCACGCATTACCCGTGATTTCTCGTCAGCGCATGCTTCGGTACTCGGCGCAAAAGCCTGGTTACAGACCATGGCGGTATCAATGCGCCAACTCACGCAAACTATCGCGTCAAGCGAGATATCCGATCCGGTCACAAAACTGCTCAGTTCAATCAATACTATCAGTAAAGAACTCACCAAGGTCCACAGTTTAATGTCCGCTAACGATCGCCAATTTAGTGATGATTCTTGGCGCTTTGCTGATGGTGAACTACCAGAATCGTTAGAAGAACTGGCAGCAAACATGAATCATGAAACCAAACGTGGCGTTAGCCAAACAGCAAAGATTGTTGATATTCTTGCCGAACAAGTAAAACAAGATCAGTTGCCACAAGTTAAAGCAAATAAACTCATTGCCGAAGTGGGTTTTTACCTGCAACGCATCGAGAATCTACATCAAGTGTGGAACATGTTGATTAAAGAAACAAAAGGCACACCACTGGCAAAATGGGTAGAGAAAAGTGGCACTCGCCAAGACGACCATATCTTTGCAGCTAGCTTGATTGATGTTGACAGTAAACTAGAACACATGTTGTGGTCGCAATGTGGCGCTGCGATCTTGACCTCAGCAACATTAACCTCACTCGGCAACTTTAATTATTTCCGCCGCCAAGTCGGTTTATTAAATGATGAATCAGCGCAGCACCTGCAACTCGACTCACCGTTTGAGTTTGAACAAGCAGAGCTATATATACCTAATTTAGCACTAGCACCAAATGAACAGGGTTTCACTGAGTTATTAGCAGAAAAACTCCCAAGTTTACTGCCGGACAAAAAAGCATCTTTGGTGTTGTTTAGTTCGTACCGACAAATGAATCAAGTCGCTGAAATGATTCGTAGTACAACAAAATTAGAACTATTGGTACAAAAAGAAAGTTCACGTGCCGAACAATTACAAAAACATGCAGAAAACGTGAAAGCAAATAAAACCAGCATCTTATTTGGAACCAGTAGCTTATCTGAGGGTCTTGATCTACCTGGGGATTTACTCACAAATTTAATTATCACTAAAATCCCATTCTCAGTGCCGACCTCCCCTGTTGAAGAAGCGCAATCGGAATGGATCACTAAATCTGGTGGAAATCCATTCATGCAGGTCTCAGTTCCCGAAGCCAGTAAAAAATTGATCCAATCTTGTGGTCGATTACTGAGAAAAGAGAAAGATTCTGGTAGAATCACGCTACTTGATCGGCGAGTTGTTAGTAAACGCTATGGACCAGCATTGCTTAATTCGCTTCCCCCTTATAAAAGAAATATAGAGTTTTGA
- a CDS encoding protein disulfide oxidoreductase, with protein MKQRLLGWTKQLVIFLLLALVITAAVDVWRGKEFPKHNIPALAGMTLAGEQVDLAELSKDQAVVVYFWATWCPVCRFVSPAVETLSEFYPVVTVALSSGEEIRVKKYLQHHEYDFDVVNDENYDLGRDWNVKVTPTILIVKDGEVKWFTTGFTSLPGIWWRLMLS; from the coding sequence ATGAAACAACGGCTACTTGGTTGGACTAAGCAATTAGTGATATTTCTATTGTTAGCCCTTGTTATTACTGCGGCTGTGGATGTATGGCGTGGGAAAGAGTTTCCGAAACATAACATTCCAGCATTAGCTGGGATGACATTGGCTGGAGAACAGGTTGACCTTGCCGAGTTAAGTAAAGATCAAGCTGTGGTTGTTTATTTTTGGGCAACCTGGTGTCCTGTGTGTCGTTTTGTTAGCCCTGCGGTTGAGACATTATCGGAATTCTATCCGGTGGTGACTGTCGCCTTAAGTTCTGGTGAAGAGATAAGGGTGAAGAAATACTTACAGCATCATGAGTATGATTTTGATGTAGTGAATGATGAAAACTATGACTTGGGTCGTGATTGGAATGTGAAGGTCACCCCAACCATCTTAATTGTGAAAGATGGTGAGGTTAAATGGTTCACCACCGGATTCACCAGTTTACCTGGGATTTGGTGGCGATTAATGTTGAGCTAA
- a CDS encoding O-antigen ligase family protein, protein MIDLHTVNPRLQIFLSFMLTLVTGLLWYQTKNWLVPVVFLVTPMFLISLLKIPFYIVITFVIFSYFRIHEAFPVLIPLRIPLAFSLMSFFVLGWHIYLTNRIKVYWSTELTFVCLFLGWAAFGIAFAYNRQAAFTLFSDVIIKVWVMTIAICWLVRTIYHFRIATYLYVGAGAVVGLKAINNKLQGIGLVEGTRVTISREFGSLIGDPNDLALVLLFPMSFTLSNLLQSNIGKLHRVLLAMAYVILFWAIIATQSRGGLMGIMAVTGYFAVKRIKNKIYVLAGGALLLPILLVMAGISGRTSGGAVEKGIDESTMGRIYAWIASWEMAVENPLTGVGVNNFYLNYYLFSPFWDGKNHAVHSTWFQVLGETGFVGLALFIALIIVIFRQLWRTEVSSRVLVVSERNTIVTCNDGIFAGLVAFCVAGTFLTQSFTWPLYILLSMNVALAKILSEKLAAADLSKAG, encoded by the coding sequence ATGATAGATCTGCATACGGTTAATCCGCGTTTACAAATATTTTTAAGCTTCATGCTAACCCTTGTTACTGGCCTATTGTGGTATCAGACTAAAAACTGGTTAGTGCCTGTGGTATTTCTTGTTACGCCAATGTTTTTGATTAGCTTACTGAAGATCCCATTTTATATTGTAATTACCTTTGTTATTTTTTCTTATTTTCGTATACACGAAGCCTTTCCGGTACTGATCCCGTTGCGTATTCCGCTGGCGTTTTCTCTCATGTCATTTTTTGTTTTAGGTTGGCATATCTATTTGACTAATCGAATTAAGGTTTATTGGTCAACAGAGCTGACATTTGTATGCTTGTTTCTGGGGTGGGCTGCATTTGGTATCGCATTTGCGTATAACCGTCAGGCTGCATTTACGCTTTTTTCTGATGTAATCATTAAAGTTTGGGTAATGACAATTGCGATCTGCTGGTTGGTTCGTACTATTTACCATTTTCGTATTGCGACTTATTTATACGTGGGGGCAGGGGCTGTTGTAGGGCTCAAAGCGATTAATAATAAGCTACAAGGTATTGGTCTAGTTGAAGGTACACGAGTGACAATTTCACGGGAATTTGGCTCATTAATTGGTGATCCTAATGACTTAGCGTTAGTACTTCTGTTCCCCATGTCTTTTACTTTATCAAATCTGTTGCAATCTAATATTGGTAAATTGCATCGGGTATTACTAGCAATGGCTTACGTTATTTTATTTTGGGCGATTATTGCTACGCAAAGTCGTGGTGGGCTGATGGGGATCATGGCGGTGACTGGGTATTTTGCTGTTAAGCGAATTAAGAATAAAATATATGTATTAGCGGGTGGTGCACTATTACTACCTATCTTACTGGTGATGGCGGGTATTTCAGGTCGTACGTCTGGAGGTGCGGTAGAAAAAGGAATTGATGAATCAACCATGGGGCGGATTTATGCGTGGATCGCATCATGGGAGATGGCGGTAGAAAACCCACTGACAGGGGTTGGGGTAAATAATTTTTACCTTAATTATTACTTGTTTAGTCCTTTCTGGGATGGAAAAAACCACGCGGTACACAGTACGTGGTTTCAGGTTTTAGGTGAAACTGGATTTGTAGGTCTAGCGCTGTTCATTGCACTTATTATTGTGATATTTAGACAATTATGGCGGACAGAAGTGAGTAGTCGTGTGTTAGTTGTGAGTGAACGTAATACGATTGTAACCTGTAATGATGGTATTTTTGCTGGGTTAGTTGCGTTTTGTGTGGCTGGTACCTTTTTGACTCAGAGCTTTACTTGGCCTTTATATATTTTATTGTCGATGAACGTGGCGCTAGCTAAGATCCTATCTGAAAAATTGGCGGCGGCCGATCTTAGCAAGGCTGGTTAA
- a CDS encoding acyltransferase, with protein MTKVDSNILKGLGILMIAIHNFMHRFPTPSENEMEFTSGKVFNLFDILLTEPAGIIRALFSYFGHFGVQIFIFLSAYGLMKKYAKNENKLLYIKFIISRLVKIYPMFLLAIVSYFIFMFTFNVVYKGMGFTEWLIPLSKPLIFKLSLLYNFYPYQGLSLVGPWWFLSFIFQFYLVFPFILAMFKRFGNIFLIAISLVCIAISLLTNGYLYSNVSVFITVIGHMPVLCLGIYLAQDKPVNLPNWLFGVSILAFAAGNFNEYAFLVSHFFFCIILLFIFSFILKNIKEGSLVFKICMFFGTISMPLFLVNGFLRTPWESMARGINNELITIVLCLLFLTIASLYSVFLLKVNNKLHRLLKQ; from the coding sequence ATGACTAAGGTAGATTCGAATATCTTAAAAGGTTTGGGTATCTTAATGATTGCTATTCATAATTTCATGCATCGTTTTCCTACCCCTAGCGAAAATGAAATGGAATTTACGTCGGGCAAAGTGTTCAATTTATTTGATATTTTATTAACTGAGCCCGCTGGTATTATTCGCGCACTATTTAGTTACTTTGGCCATTTTGGGGTGCAGATATTTATCTTTTTAAGTGCTTATGGCTTAATGAAAAAGTACGCGAAAAATGAAAATAAGCTGCTATATATAAAATTTATTATCAGTCGCCTTGTGAAAATTTATCCGATGTTTTTACTCGCAATCGTTTCATATTTTATTTTTATGTTCACCTTTAATGTTGTTTATAAGGGTATGGGGTTTACCGAATGGTTAATCCCTCTTTCAAAACCACTTATTTTTAAATTATCTCTGCTATATAACTTTTATCCATATCAAGGTTTATCGTTAGTTGGCCCTTGGTGGTTTTTATCGTTTATTTTTCAATTTTATTTAGTATTTCCATTTATATTGGCGATGTTCAAACGATTTGGAAATATATTTTTAATCGCTATAAGCTTAGTCTGTATCGCTATTTCGTTGCTGACTAACGGTTATCTATATAGCAATGTCAGTGTTTTTATTACCGTTATTGGCCACATGCCAGTATTGTGTTTAGGGATTTATTTAGCGCAGGATAAGCCAGTTAACTTACCAAATTGGTTGTTTGGCGTGTCAATTTTAGCATTTGCCGCTGGCAATTTTAATGAGTATGCCTTCTTAGTGAGTCATTTCTTTTTTTGTATTATCTTGCTCTTTATTTTTAGCTTCATATTGAAAAACATTAAAGAGGGCAGTTTAGTATTCAAAATATGCATGTTTTTTGGCACGATCTCGATGCCGCTATTTTTGGTTAATGGATTCTTAAGAACGCCCTGGGAAAGCATGGCCCGTGGGATCAACAACGAATTAATAACCATAGTATTGTGTTTATTGTTTTTGACAATCGCGTCGCTTTATTCGGTGTTTTTGTTGAAGGTCAATAATAAATTACACCGTTTATTAAAACAATAA
- the priC gene encoding primosomal replication protein PriC, whose translation MATITRQQQQLNQLTQRIKQLSELSKQVNSSHTTTINYKLRDRALFYPGLFIGNSHDIQQYMAELEKSMTRLQHYFDKSVDKQATNTKQPSSSPENTLSIEDVLLEKVAHQFRAINGVLRQCHFRRGEVKDEQTNYAVIAKKLLQKSHYLYQKLAQQIEYERRLQAMIDQQTDPLQLQQTRQRLQRCQAATAKVRQQLQRYEQKKDLM comes from the coding sequence ATGGCTACAATAACCCGTCAGCAACAACAGCTCAACCAACTCACCCAACGTATTAAACAGTTGAGTGAGTTGAGTAAGCAAGTCAACTCGAGTCACACAACGACCATCAATTATAAATTACGCGATCGCGCCTTGTTCTACCCTGGCTTATTTATCGGTAACAGCCACGATATTCAGCAATACATGGCTGAATTAGAAAAGAGTATGACGCGTTTACAACACTATTTTGATAAGAGTGTTGATAAACAGGCAACCAACACAAAGCAGCCAAGCTCATCGCCAGAAAATACATTATCTATAGAGGACGTGTTATTAGAAAAAGTAGCACATCAATTTAGAGCTATTAATGGCGTATTACGACAGTGTCATTTTAGGCGTGGAGAAGTCAAAGATGAGCAAACAAATTATGCTGTTATTGCGAAGAAGTTATTGCAGAAATCACACTATTTATATCAAAAATTAGCGCAACAAATAGAGTATGAACGCCGTTTGCAAGCAATGATAGATCAACAAACCGATCCACTTCAATTACAACAAACGAGGCAAAGGTTACAACGTTGTCAGGCTGCAACAGCAAAAGTCCGCCAACAGTTACAACGCTATGAACAAAAGAAAGATCTTATGTAA
- a CDS encoding phosphoethanolamine transferase, whose translation MSNKIPLGLSKSRIYLTTSIFLILTYYIYIIVDTASLGKTLNYSNIKYIIGVLLKASISTLFILILSSTFKFKYLNLLLFIIVSIISSAILFVKIQYGSFELGSYISIMETNTKETIELFHSIDIPFIVFFQLIITPFILFRLNQYLGGFKVNLVLILALILLIGLSSSQAKNNSIFSVSLTGEVVLVPMSRAYYILFNMPLLKPIALSQSYSKLKKIENTPIKAEWEDIIVSNSSNKKNYVVIIGESVQKSSLFSYGYHRNTTKPLKETNGMTLISDPIAPAPQTGMALSRILAINDKLNINNNLNIIDLANLSGFNTFWFSNQGQIGIYDSPITNIAKRTDLTIFHNKSYEQANSDFVLIEDLEAHLDGNSNNVYFLHMIGSHFDFCERTKNAIKLEDAYREQLKDEQNCYDDTILNTSIFINKVVSLLESTSLDYEIIYFSDHGLVDIERKPYKSHGVGSLFQRKALEVPLIFISSSKTSSDMQNTTYFMRDFPHTFAEWLGVTATQIDYTKSVFHPRIKQEKYALNDSSEIIYFTK comes from the coding sequence ATGTCAAATAAAATACCGCTTGGTTTATCTAAAAGTCGAATATACTTAACTACTTCTATTTTTTTAATTTTAACATATTATATTTACATCATTGTAGATACTGCATCTTTAGGTAAAACTTTAAATTATTCTAATATAAAGTATATAATTGGGGTTCTACTTAAAGCTAGCATTAGCACTCTCTTCATTTTGATTTTATCTTCAACTTTCAAATTTAAATACCTAAACTTATTATTATTTATCATTGTCAGTATCATTTCATCAGCTATTCTATTTGTTAAAATTCAATATGGTAGCTTTGAACTTGGTAGTTATATCAGTATAATGGAAACAAATACGAAAGAAACTATAGAGCTATTTCATTCTATTGATATCCCATTCATTGTGTTTTTTCAATTAATTATAACTCCGTTTATTTTATTTAGACTGAATCAATACCTAGGCGGTTTTAAAGTAAATTTAGTTCTTATTCTGGCCCTAATTTTATTAATTGGTTTATCCTCATCACAAGCCAAGAATAATTCAATATTTTCAGTGTCTCTAACGGGAGAGGTTGTACTGGTCCCTATGAGTAGAGCCTATTACATTTTATTTAATATGCCTTTATTAAAGCCAATTGCCCTATCACAATCCTATTCAAAGTTGAAAAAAATTGAAAACACTCCGATCAAAGCAGAATGGGAAGATATCATAGTTTCAAATTCATCCAATAAGAAAAATTATGTCGTTATTATTGGTGAATCAGTGCAAAAATCATCTCTATTCTCATATGGATACCATCGAAATACGACTAAACCTCTAAAAGAAACAAATGGTATGACGTTAATTTCAGATCCAATTGCGCCAGCCCCCCAAACTGGCATGGCCTTAAGTAGAATTTTAGCCATCAATGATAAGCTAAATATTAATAACAACTTGAACATTATCGACTTAGCAAATCTTTCTGGTTTTAATACATTCTGGTTTTCTAATCAAGGTCAGATTGGGATATACGATAGCCCCATCACTAATATTGCGAAAAGGACAGATTTAACCATATTTCATAATAAGAGTTATGAACAAGCAAATTCTGATTTCGTTTTAATCGAAGATTTAGAAGCGCATTTAGATGGTAATTCAAATAATGTATACTTTCTTCATATGATTGGTTCTCATTTCGATTTTTGTGAAAGAACAAAAAACGCAATCAAATTAGAAGATGCTTATAGAGAGCAATTGAAAGATGAGCAAAACTGTTATGATGATACTATCCTAAACACCAGCATTTTTATAAATAAAGTAGTTTCTCTGCTCGAATCTACCTCTTTAGATTATGAAATCATATATTTTTCAGATCACGGACTCGTGGATATAGAAAGAAAACCCTATAAATCTCATGGTGTGGGGAGTTTATTTCAAAGAAAAGCACTTGAAGTACCACTTATATTTATCTCAAGTAGCAAGACCAGCAGTGACATGCAAAATACAACATATTTCATGAGAGATTTCCCACACACTTTCGCAGAATGGTTAGGCGTTACAGCAACACAAATTGATTATACTAAATCAGTTTTCCACCCAAGAATAAAGCAAGAAAAATATGCCTTGAATGACTCTTCAGAAATAATATACTTTACCAAATAG
- a CDS encoding diacylglycerol kinase gives MKQSPPINHQSGKPGYTGFKRIFKATGYSMKGLRAAFKYESGVRQELLLLLIFTPIAFMLDVTNVEKILLVGTLVLVLIVELLNSAVESTVDRIGCEYHELSGRAKDIGSAAVFVSLCLAAFVWFMIVVL, from the coding sequence ATGAAGCAATCCCCCCCTATAAATCACCAAAGCGGAAAACCTGGTTATACCGGTTTTAAGCGAATATTTAAAGCGACTGGTTATTCGATGAAGGGGCTCCGTGCAGCGTTCAAATATGAGTCTGGGGTAAGACAGGAATTACTATTATTACTGATATTTACGCCTATCGCTTTTATGTTAGATGTGACTAATGTCGAGAAAATTTTATTGGTTGGAACCCTAGTATTAGTGTTGATTGTTGAGTTATTGAATTCTGCGGTTGAAAGCACTGTTGATCGCATTGGCTGCGAATACCACGAGTTAAGTGGTCGCGCTAAAGATATAGGCTCTGCAGCAGTATTTGTGAGCCTCTGCCTTGCTGCCTTTGTATGGTTTATGATTGTGGTTTTATAG
- a CDS encoding TSUP family transporter yields the protein MLELGLEPSVFIILCSVALVAGFIDAIAGGGGLLTVPALLSAGLPPHLALGTNKLAASFGSCAAAITFYKKRLFNPKFWWRSFLFTATGAICGTFVVNVISTAWLEKLLPVIIIFTAIYSIFSKTQEHTGETLPDDNPALHKKQGLQGCIIGFYDGVAGPGTGAFWTVSTMALYKLNILFASGVAKAMNFTSNFTSLLTFIYLGHINWYLGLSMGLSIMVGAIIGAHTAIHFGAKFIRPLFITVVIIIAFKLAYQAWLQ from the coding sequence ATGTTAGAACTTGGTTTAGAACCTTCGGTTTTTATAATTTTATGCAGCGTTGCGCTGGTTGCTGGTTTCATTGACGCTATTGCTGGCGGTGGTGGTTTATTAACAGTACCCGCATTACTCAGTGCAGGCCTACCACCACACCTTGCATTAGGTACCAATAAATTGGCTGCCAGTTTTGGTTCATGCGCTGCAGCAATAACCTTCTATAAGAAGCGTTTATTTAATCCCAAATTTTGGTGGCGATCATTTCTGTTTACAGCCACCGGAGCTATATGTGGTACCTTCGTAGTTAACGTCATCAGCACCGCTTGGCTAGAGAAATTATTACCCGTCATTATTATCTTTACTGCTATCTATTCTATCTTTAGCAAAACCCAAGAACACACAGGTGAAACCTTACCTGATGACAACCCTGCACTACATAAAAAACAGGGCTTACAAGGGTGTATTATCGGCTTTTATGATGGTGTCGCAGGCCCAGGTACCGGTGCATTTTGGACTGTATCAACAATGGCGCTGTATAAACTTAATATCCTGTTTGCCTCTGGTGTTGCTAAAGCAATGAACTTTACCAGTAACTTCACCTCGCTACTGACCTTTATTTACCTTGGCCACATCAATTGGTACCTGGGTTTAAGCATGGGGTTATCAATTATGGTTGGTGCGATCATTGGTGCACATACAGCTATTCATTTTGGGGCTAAGTTCATTCGCCCATTATTCATTACTGTCGTTATTATTATTGCCTTTAAGCTGGCTTATCAAGCATGGCTACAATAA
- a CDS encoding UvrD-helicase domain-containing protein, with translation MIVLCFLYYFLSSSSALPDYSFSTFAQLFGANCRTLSFCPEGAVFTTKRQQTYHYPWTTFEPKLKHFRGSFFDTLVLNWESQRVRLNGIDKAEVTGLIDELYFRALEGKEAEILELYQQLTQVIEQGYISHSKWLALQTWLLPWADWFEILPQINKIPAALKLPLAHLRFWQQSQVENLDKYNQAVMNKQKQNYKTLFDRLETHPLTEKQRDACIVANDANLVLAGAGCGKTSVMLGRCAYLLESQQATADTILILAFAKDAAQEMKIRLKERLPNARITVKTFHALALDIIKQVETNKPKISKLASSDNAKQQFFKQAIATLLMDAGFNALFSEYCYAYVAWLGKLPSEKHEQEVTRLLAGKGGYKKLLTQLVELTMQYKNTRTERAEKRLSALPDSDFAALTHEVVVILLEHYQTNLAENNEIDFDEMITKASDYVSNGQFSSPWLHILVDEFQDISQARASLVRLLQTQHDDSKLFCVGDDWQAIYQFAGSDIAVTTRFSDYFGMTSTLPLDTTFRFNDQISAVASGFVMVNTEQMNKKITTYSKAKKACIQVNYYQVSDNKRSENKKNDDAARLLLEKKLKQIAASVKGEGKQKSVLLLARFNFQLPDNKTLTVLSTQYPQLAIKAMTVHSSKGQEADNVVVLAMEAGEHGFPCHKSRHPFAMILQPDVSGFPDAEERRLFYVALTRARQQVYLLCNKSNPSSFVEELVTGDYAVTIAK, from the coding sequence ATGATTGTGCTATGTTTTCTCTATTATTTTTTATCGAGTTCATCTGCATTGCCTGATTATTCTTTTTCTACTTTTGCTCAGTTATTTGGTGCAAATTGCCGTACATTATCGTTTTGTCCCGAGGGTGCTGTGTTTACCACTAAACGGCAACAAACCTATCACTATCCTTGGACTACGTTTGAACCTAAACTAAAGCATTTCCGTGGTTCATTTTTTGATACCTTAGTACTTAATTGGGAAAGTCAGCGTGTTCGTTTAAATGGTATTGATAAGGCTGAGGTTACAGGGTTAATTGATGAGTTGTATTTTCGTGCATTAGAGGGGAAAGAAGCCGAGATCCTCGAACTGTATCAACAGCTCACACAAGTGATTGAGCAGGGCTATATTTCCCATTCAAAATGGTTGGCTTTACAGACATGGTTATTACCTTGGGCTGATTGGTTTGAAATATTACCGCAAATTAATAAGATCCCAGCGGCTCTTAAATTACCCTTAGCACATTTACGTTTTTGGCAGCAAAGTCAGGTCGAAAATTTAGATAAATATAATCAAGCTGTAATGAACAAGCAAAAACAAAACTATAAAACCCTATTTGATAGGCTTGAAACACACCCTCTTACCGAGAAGCAACGCGATGCCTGTATTGTCGCTAATGATGCTAACTTGGTATTAGCGGGCGCTGGGTGTGGTAAAACCAGTGTCATGTTAGGGCGCTGTGCGTATTTATTAGAGTCACAGCAAGCTACGGCTGATACGATCTTAATATTGGCGTTTGCAAAAGACGCAGCACAAGAAATGAAAATACGTTTAAAAGAGCGACTTCCAAACGCGAGGATCACAGTAAAAACATTTCATGCCTTAGCGTTAGATATTATCAAGCAAGTTGAAACGAATAAGCCGAAAATCAGTAAGCTAGCGAGCAGTGATAATGCGAAACAACAATTTTTTAAGCAGGCCATCGCGACGTTGCTGATGGATGCTGGCTTTAATGCATTGTTTAGTGAATATTGTTATGCCTATGTGGCTTGGTTAGGCAAGTTACCGAGTGAAAAACATGAACAAGAAGTTACGCGATTATTAGCAGGAAAAGGTGGGTATAAAAAACTGCTAACCCAACTTGTCGAATTAACGATGCAGTATAAAAATACCCGCACAGAGCGCGCTGAAAAAAGGTTAAGTGCGTTACCTGATAGTGATTTTGCGGCATTAACACATGAAGTCGTCGTTATATTACTTGAACACTATCAGACGAATTTAGCGGAAAATAATGAGATTGATTTTGATGAGATGATCACCAAGGCAAGTGATTATGTGAGTAATGGGCAGTTTAGTTCACCTTGGCTGCATATTCTTGTCGATGAATTTCAAGATATATCTCAAGCACGAGCGAGCCTAGTCAGGCTGTTACAGACGCAACATGATGATAGTAAATTATTCTGTGTTGGTGATGATTGGCAGGCTATTTATCAATTTGCAGGCAGTGATATCGCGGTTACAACACGCTTCAGTGATTATTTTGGTATGACGAGTACATTACCACTCGATACTACGTTCCGCTTTAATGACCAGATTAGTGCTGTTGCGAGCGGCTTTGTGATGGTAAACACAGAGCAAATGAATAAGAAAATAACAACATATAGCAAAGCAAAAAAAGCCTGTATACAGGTTAATTACTATCAGGTTAGTGACAATAAGCGTAGCGAAAATAAAAAAAATGATGATGCAGCAAGGTTACTGTTAGAAAAAAAATTAAAGCAAATAGCGGCGAGTGTTAAAGGCGAAGGCAAGCAAAAATCAGTGTTATTGCTCGCTCGATTTAATTTTCAATTACCGGATAATAAGACGCTGACAGTGTTATCCACGCAATACCCTCAGTTAGCCATCAAAGCCATGACGGTGCATAGTTCGAAAGGGCAAGAAGCCGATAATGTAGTAGTGTTAGCGATGGAAGCAGGCGAGCATGGCTTTCCTTGTCATAAATCCCGCCACCCCTTTGCGATGATATTACAGCCTGATGTGTCTGGTTTTCCTGATGCAGAAGAGCGCCGGTTATTTTATGTGGCATTAACACGGGCTCGTCAGCAGGTATATTTACTTTGTAATAAAAGTAATCCGTCGAGCTTTGTGGAAGAATTAGTAACAGGGGACTACGCCGTTACAATTGCAAAATAG
- the rsmS gene encoding pleiotropic regulatory protein RsmS, with the protein MSLENAPKHIKLAVDLIQLLEESQLPTETVIKALAIVQQDFQRKLGTETTNNVS; encoded by the coding sequence ATGTCGCTAGAAAACGCGCCAAAACATATAAAACTTGCCGTTGACCTCATCCAACTACTTGAAGAAAGCCAACTACCGACAGAAACAGTGATCAAAGCATTGGCAATCGTACAACAAGATTTTCAACGTAAACTTGGAACTGAAACAACAAACAACGTTAGTTAA